From Perognathus longimembris pacificus isolate PPM17 chromosome 22, ASM2315922v1, whole genome shotgun sequence, one genomic window encodes:
- the Pou4f3 gene encoding POU domain, class 4, transcription factor 3 yields MMAMNAKQPFGMHPGLPEPKFSSLHSGPEAMRRVCLPAPQLQGNIFGSFDESLLARAEALAAVDIVAHGKSHPFKPDATYHTMSSVPCTSASSTVPISHPAALPAHPHHPAAAAAAAAAHPGLEGELLEHLSPALSVSVSGLGAPEHAGMPAPLHPHHLGAMGHLHPAMGMGHPHAAAVAPPHGALPACLGDVESDPRELEAFAERFKQRRIKLGVTQADVGAALANLKIPGVGSLSQSTICRFESLTLSHNNMIALKPVLQAWLEEAEAAYREKNGKPELFHGAERKRKRTSIAAPEKRSLEAYFAIQPRPSSEKIAAIAEKLDLKKNVVRVWFCNQRQKQKRMKYSAVH; encoded by the exons CAGCCGTTCGGCATGCACCCGGGGCTGCCGGAGCCCAAGTTCTCCAGCCTGCACTCGGGCCCGGAGGCCATGCGCCGCGTCTGCCTGCCGGCCCCGCAG CTGCAGGGCAATATATTCGGGAGCTTCGATGAGAGCCTGCTGGCGCGCGCCGAGGCCCTGGCGGCGGTGGACATCGTCGCTCACGGCAAGAGCCACCCCTTCAAGCCCGACGCCACCTACCATACGATGAGCAGCGTGCCCTGCACGTCCGCCTCGTCCACCGTGCCCATCTCGCACCCGGCCGCGCTGCCCGCGCACCCGCAccaccccgccgccgccgccgccgccgccgccgcgcaccCGGGCCTGGAGGGCGAGCTGCTGGAGCACCTGTCCCCCGCGCTGAGCGTGAGCGTGAGCGGCCTGGGCGCGCCCGAGCACGCGGGCATGCCCGCCCCGCTGCACCCGCACCACCTGGGCGCCATGGGCCACCTGCACCCGGCCATGGGCATGGGCCACCCGCACGCCGCCGCCGTGGCCCCGCCGCACGGCGCGCTGCCCGCCTGCCTGGGCGACGTGGAGTCCGACCCCCGCGAGCTCGAGGCCTTCGCCGAGCGCTTCAAGCAGCGCCGCATCAAGCTCGGCGTGACCCAGGCCGACGTGGGCGCCGCCCTGGCCAACCTCAAGATCCCCGGCGTGGGCTCGCTCAGCCAGAGCACCATCTGCAGGTTCGAGTCCCTCACGCTGTCGCACAACAACATGATCGCGCTCAAGCCCGTGCTCCAGGCCTGGCTGGAGGAGGCCGAGGCCGCCTACCGCGAGAAGAACGGCAAGCCCGAGCTCTTCCACGGCGCCGAGCGCAAGCGCAAGCGCACGTCCATCGCCGCGCCCGAGAAGCGCTCGCTCGAGGCCTACTTCGCCATCCAGCCGCGGCCCTCCTCCGAGAAGATCGCCGCCATCGCCGAGAAGCTGGACCTCAAGAAGAACGTGGTGAGGGTCTGGTTCTGCaaccagagacagaaacagaagcgCATGAAGTACTCGGCCGTCCATTGA